Proteins from a genomic interval of Trifolium pratense cultivar HEN17-A07 linkage group LG6, ARS_RC_1.1, whole genome shotgun sequence:
- the LOC123893172 gene encoding WRKY transcription factor 22-like has protein sequence MEDWDLHAVVRGCSTVTSTTSTTTATSSVFPLHHDPSCGFSSMFGGEQKPQILSLSTHPFEAKSSSIEELHELCKPFFSRSQPISLQTSPLFSSFSYSSASPKLAQTQDRQQQQQHRSKQPHQGGSSVTNQRSKRRKNQLKKVCQVPVENLSSDIWAWRKYGQKPIKGSPYPRGYYRCSSSKGCLARKQVERNRSDPTMFIVTYTSEHNHPAPTHKNSLAGSTRQKPLTPPQAETNKEDQSEKEDLTKPSSPATSGGEEEVQIQGEKSESREEKEDCFMEEDEEGDEFGSLDDVVLTDDFFENLDELNQLAGGSGDCFLDPFSSAIAIPNWVANSAAATAAGGS, from the exons ATGGAAGATTGGGATCTCCATGCGGTGGTTAGAGGTTGCTCCACTGTAACCTCCACCACTTCAACCACTACAGCTACATCCTCTGTTTTTCCCCTGCATCATGACCCTTCTTGTGGCTTCTCATCTATGTTTGGTGGTGAACAAAAACCTCAAATTTTGTCACTTTCTACACACCCTTTTGAAGCTAAAAGCTCCTCCATTGAAGAGTTGCATGAACTTTGCAAACCTTTCTTTTCTAGATCACAACCTATCTCTTTGCAAACTTCTCCTCTGTTTTCCTCATTCTCTTATTCCTCTGCATCACCCAAATTAGCTCAAACACAAGACAGacaacagcaacaacaacacaGAAGTAAGCAACCACATCAAGGTGGTTCTTCTGTCACCAACCAAAGATcaaaaagaag gAAAAACCAACTTAAGAAAGTTTGTCAAGTACCTGTTGAGAATCTCTCTTCAGACATATGGGCATGGAGGAAATATGGACAAAAACCCATAAAAGGGTCACCATATccaag GGGATATTATAGATGTAGCAGTTCAAAAGGGTGTTTAGCAAGAAAACAAGTTGAAAGAAACAGATCAGATCCAACAATGTTCATAGTAACATATACATCTGAACACAACCATCCTGCTCCTACTCATAAAAACTCTCTTGCTGGTTCAACACGCCAGAAGCCATTAACACCTCCTCAAGCTGAAACCAACAAAGAAGATCAATCTGAGAAAGAGGATCTTACAAAACCCTCTTCTCCTGCTACATCAGGAGGTGAAGAAGAGGTTCAAATTCAAGGAGAAAAGTCAGAGAgcagagaagaaaaagaagattgttttatggaggaggatgaagaaggaGATGAATTTGGGAGTTTAGATGATGTTGTTTTAACAGATGATTTCTTTGAAAATTTAGATGAACTTAATCAACTAGCTGGTGGTTCTGGAGATTGTTTCCTAGATCCATTTTCTTCAGCCATTGCAATTCCTAATTGGGTGGCCAATAGTGCTGCTGCTACAGCTGCAGGTGGTAGCTGA